Proteins encoded by one window of Juglans regia cultivar Chandler chromosome 15, Walnut 2.0, whole genome shotgun sequence:
- the LOC108980970 gene encoding protein MOTHER of FT and TFL1-like has product MSTSVDPLIVGRVIGDVVDMFVPTANMSVYFGPKHVTNGCDVKPSAATNPPKMTLSGNSDELYTLVMTDPDAPSPSEPSMREWVHWIVVDIPGGKNPTRGKEILPYVGPRPPIGIHRYILVLFRQRAPLGHVDQPTSRANFSTRIFAGQLDLGLPVATVYFNSQKEPANRRR; this is encoded by the exons ATGTCTACCTCCGTTGATCCTCTTATTGTTGGCCGAGTGATTGGCGATGTTGTTGACATGTTTGTGCCTACGGCAAATATGTCTGTCTACTTTGGCCCCAAGCATGTCACAAACGGATGCGATGTCAAACCATCTGCAGCCACCAATCCTCCAAAAATGACTCTCTCTGGGAACTCGGACGAGCTGTATACCCTG GTTATGACTGATCCTGATGCTCCTAGTCCTAGCGAGCCCAGCATGCGAGAATGGGTCCATTG GATTGTTGTTGACATTCCCGGTGGAAAAAACCCAACTCGAG GGAAGGAGATACTGCCATATGTAGGGCCACGACCACCAATCGGAATCCATCGCTACATACTGGTGCTGTTCCGACAGAGGGCTCCTCTTGGGCATGTTGACCAGCCAACCTCGCGTGCAAACTTCAGTACCCGCATCTTCGCAGGGCAGCTGGATTTGGGTTTGCCGGTGGCAACTGTTTACTTCAACTCCCAGAAAGAGCCAGCGAACAGGAGGCGCTGA